The window TAGTTGGCCGCCAGCACGTCATTGCGTGTCAGCGCGTTGAACAAGGTCGACTTACCCACGTTCGGCAGTCCGACGATTCCGAGATTCAGGCCCACGGGGTCCACAGTGTAGGCAATGTGATCGGCACGCAGGAGTTCGCTTGCAACGTCACACAGCCGCAGCCGGTACGGTCTACCTGTGTCAGGACAGCGCGCACGGCCGGCAGTCGCGGCCGATCACCGCTCCGCGCATCCCAATGTCGCCGGAATTCCGTGGTGGGGTGCGATCCTGAGCGCGGTCGTCGCCGCGCTGATCGGGTTCGCTTTCGACGCGGGAAGCGGTGGTGGACGGCTCACCGCAGCGTTCTCCACGCTCTATGTGATCGGCTGCCTGATCGGTGTTCTCGCCGTCCAGCAGCGTGCTCTGTTCACGGCCGTCATCCAGCCCCCGCTGGTGTTGTTCGTCACAGTCCCGACCGCCTATTTCCTGATGCACAGCAGCGAGATCCAGGGCGTCAAGGACGTCCTGATCAACTGCGGCTACCCGTTGATCGAGCGGTTCCCGCTGATGTTCTTCACCTCGGCCGCGGTACTGCTGATCGGTCTGGCGCGATGGTATTTCGCGAAGTCGCACCCTGCGGAGGCATCCGAGGCGGCCGCTCTTCCGGGCCTGGGGGCGAAGCTCGCCGCCCTCGTCGGCGGTCTGCGCAGACCCGCCCGAGCCGACGGCGCTGAGTCCAGACCGCGCCGCACCGCGGATCGCCGCCGCCCTCGCGACGCGAAGCCCGCTGCCCGCCGGACCGCACGCAGCGGCGACCCGGCCAAGCGAGGCGCACCCCGCTCGCGGCACTCCCGCGCTCCGGAGACCGAGATCATCGAGCCCGTCGTCGACGAGCAGCCGCGCCGCCGCAGGCCGCGTCCCGACAGGGAGTCGGCACCGGAGCCGCGGCGCCGCCCGCGCCCGTCATCGCGGGAGCCGCGGCGCGCACGCGAGTCGCGTGAGGACCGCGAGTTGCGTCAGGCCAGGGAGCCCCGGGAACGGCGGACACGCACCGACCGCTATGACCCGTACGACCGCGACGACTCCTATGACCGTGGCGAACGGTACGAGCGGCCCAGACCTCAGCGCGAACGGACTCAGCGGGAACGGACTCAGCGCGAGCGCCCGCAGCGTCCCAGCCGGTACGACGACTACGACTCCTACGGCTCCGACGGATCCAGCTCGCACCATCCGGTCTCCCGGGTTCGTTACCGCGGTGAGGACTCCGGCGAGCGCGCCGAGTACCGCAGCCGCCGGCGCGAGCCCCGCGAAGCCGACCGGTGGGAGTACGACATCTAGGGCACTGCGCGCAGGAAGCTTCCCGCCGCGTCGACCGCGGGTGCCGAGCTGCCGGCGTCGCTGATGAACACGGCGACCGCGAGATCGCCGCGGATGCCGACGAACCAGCCGTGCGCACGTACCTCTCCGCCCTGACCGTGGACGTACTCGGCGGTGCCGGTCTTGCCGAGCATGCCGGGGATGTCCTGAAGTTGTGTCGCCGTGCCGCCGGTGACGGTCTCGCGCATCATCGCCTGCACCTGGGCGTCGACCCCGGACGGCAGCGGATCCGGTGTGCGGTCGGGGATGCCGGGCTCGCCCTCGACGAGGGACGGCGCGGGAACCGAACCGCGCGCCAGCGTCGCGGCGACCAGTGCCATCCCGAACGGTGACGCGGTGACCTTGCCCTGACCGATGCCTTCCTCGACGCGCAGTGCCGGCGTGTCGGCAGCGGGCACCGAACCGGTGACCGTGGTCATGCCCGGTGCGACGTAGTCGATTCCGAGCCCGAGCTGGGCGGCGGCCTCGGTCAGGCCGTCCGGCGGCAGGCCGACCGCGAGCCGGCCCATCGTGGTGTTGCAGGACCGGGCGAACGCCGTGTGCAGCGGCACGTCGCCGAGTTCGAAGTTGTCGTCGTTCGGGATCTGCCTGCCCTCGATGTTCTCGGTGCCGGGGCATCCGACGATGGTGTCCGGTGTGACCTGTCCGGCCTGCAGCGCGGCGGACACCGTCACCGTCTTGAACGTGGATCCCGGCGGATACAGACCGGTGAGCGCGATCGGGCCCTGGGCATCGGCGGGTGAGTTCTGCGCGACGGTGAGCAGCGCCCCCGTCGACGGCTGGATGGCCACGATCGCGGCGGGGGTGGCCAGCGGCGCCAGCGCCGCTTCGGCGGCGCGCTGCATCCCGATGTCCAGGGTGCTCGCGATGTCACCGACAGGCCCGGCATCCTCACCGCCGACACGTTCGGGCCCCGACGGGGTCTCGGCGAGCACCGCCCAGCCGGCCGCGGCGTCGGTGCGCTGTTGCCACAGTTCCGAGAGTCCCGACAGGGTCGGCGAGGTCAGCGCGCGGTCGGTGGCCAGCAGCCGGGTCTGCGGGCGCAGCTGCACCCCGGCAAGCACGGCGAGTTGTTCCCGGATGGGTGCGATGTCCTCCTCGCGCAGCGTGACCGCGGTGACGGGCTTGCCGTCCGCGGCGGCGAGATCGGCTGCCAGCGACTGTGGCGTGATCGTCGGCGCAGCCGGGTTGAGCAGGGCCGCAACGGTGTTCACGTCGACTTCGGGTGACAGCTCGACGAGGGTGACGATGTGCTGGGTGAGCAGGTCGGCACCCGTGCGGTCGACGACGCGGGCGGCCGGCGTCGCAGCGAGTGTGGTGTAGGACAGTGGACCCGCATCGAGGCCCGGGGCGACCGTCGCGGGATTCCAGTCGACGGTCCAGTCGTCGCCGTCGGCGCGCGCACGACCCTCGGCGGTGTAGGTCCATTCGGTCGTCTTCCCGGGCCCGAACTTCCAGGTCGCCGACAGCGTGAACGCCGCCGCATCCTCCTCGCGGCGACGGTCGGCGACGTCGAAGCGGACGTCGGTGCCGAGGCTCGCGAAAAGCGTGCCGAGGGTGTCCGAGGCGGCGGCCGAGTCAGTGGTCAGCGCAGCGGCAGCGGGGGCATCGCCGCGGCTCAACGCGTCGGCGAAGCCGCGGACGGTGGCGTCCAGACGGTCCTCGGCGTCACTGCAGCCGGCGAGCACGAGCACGGCGGCGAGCAGCGCACCGAGGGCATGGCGCGCGGGGGTCACGCGCGCGCCGGACGAATCTCCCGCGGCAGGGCGAAGACCAGCGTCTCGTTGGCCGTGGTCACCGGCTGCACCGTGTCGAAACCGTGCTCGGCGAGGCGGTCGAGCACGCCTCGCACCAGGATCTCGGGCACCGAGGCGCCGGAGGTGACCCCGACGGTCGTGACGCCGTCGAGCCAGGCCGGATCGATGTCCTCGGCGTAGTCGACCAGATGAGCCGCGTGCGAACCGGCGCCCAACGCCACCTCGACCAGCCGCACCGAGTTCGACGAGTTCTTGGAGCCGACGACGATCACCAGTTCGCACTCGGGCGCCATCGCCTTGACCGCGACCTGACGGTTCTGGGTGGCGTAGCAGATGTCGTCGCTCGGCGGATCCTGCAGCGTCGGGAACTTCTCCCGGAGCCTGCGGACCGTCTCCATCGTCTCGTCGACGCTGAGGGTGGTCTGGGACAGCCAGATGACCTTGTTCGGGTCCCGCACGACGACGTCGTCGACGGCGTCCGGGTTGTCGACGACCTGCACGTGGTCGGGCGCCTCACCCGCGGTGCCGACGACCTCCTCGTGGCCTTCGTGACCGACCAGGAGGATGTCGTAGTCGTCGCGGGCGAACCGCTTGGCCTCGTTGTGCACCTTGGTGACCAGCGGGCAGGTGGCGTCGATCGTCTGCAGGTTCCGGGCTGCGGCCTCGACGTGCACCGTCGGCGCGACGCCGTGCGCGGAGAACACGACGATGGCGCCCTCGGGCACCTCGTCGGTCTGCTCGACGAAGATCGCACCCGCTTTGGCCAGGGTGTCGACGACATAGCGGTTGTGCACGATCTCGTGGCGGACGTAGATCGGGGCACCGTGTTTCTCGAGGGCCCGTTCGACAGTCTCGACGGCGCGGTCGACGCCCGCGCAGTACCCGCGCGGTTCGGCCAGCAGGACACGTTTGCCCGCCGTCCGTTCGACGACCGAGCTGGCGGCACCCGGGATGCCCATGTTCACAGTCGGCGGCATGCACACCAGGGTACTGACCCGCCACCCGTGCCGCCCAGCCGTAGGCTGTGCGCATGTCGACTGCACCGTATGGCGTCCGTCTGCTCGTAGGTGCGGCAGTGACCGCCATCGAGGAGACCCGCAAGCTCCCCCAGACCATCCTGATGTACCCGATGACGATCGCGAGCCAGATCGCCCAGCTGGTCATGAAGATGCAGCAGGACGTCGCAGTCCTGGTCATCAAGGGCGACGAGACGCTGGAAACGATCTTCCCGCCCAAGGACGAGCAGCCCGAGTGGGCGACGTTCGACGAGGACTCCGGCGCCGACCGGGACTCCGACGACGGCAGGGACGTCGGAGACGTCGTGGAGCTGCCCGTCCGGGACGGTGAACGCCTCACCGAGGGTCGGTTCGCGCTGTTCAGCGGTGATCCCGAGGTCCCGAAGCAGGATGCGCCCGCCGAGACACCCGCCGCGTCCGCCGATGCACCCGAGATCGTCGCGGAGATCGAGTACGACTCGCTGACGCTGGCTCAGCTGCGCGCCCGCCTGACATCGCTGCGGGTGCCCGACCTGGAGGCCCTGCTGGCCTACGAGGAGTCGACGAAGGCACGCGCGCCCTACCAGACGTTGCTCGCCAACAGGATCACGCGCGCATCGGCGAAGTGACGCCGGAGGGGGCAGACGGCGCCCCCGGACAATCGGCGGACAATCCGTTCCCGGTCCGGGGCGTTGCGATCCGCGTCGCGGGCTGGATCGACAGGCTCGGCGCGGTGTGGGTGGAGGGGCAGATCGCCCAGCTCACGCTGCGGCCGAACTCGAACACCGCGTTCATCACGCTGCGCGACCCGGCCGCCGACATGTCGTTGTCGTTGACGTGTCCGCGTGGCCTCGTGGTCAACGCGCCCGTGAAGATGTCCGAGGGCACCCAGGTGATCGTCTACGGCAAGCCGAGCTTCTACACCGGTCGCGGCACCTTCTCGCTGCGCGTCAGTGAGATCCGCGCGGTCGGAATCGGCGAGCTCCTCGCCCGCATCGAGCGGCTGCGGAGGCTGCTGGACGCGGAGGGACTGTTCGATCCGCGCCTGAAGCGCCCCATCCCGTTCCTGCCGGACACCATCGGGCTGATCACCGGTCGCGCGTCGGCCGCCGAACACGACATCATGGCCGTCGCGTCGGGCCGGTGGCCCGCGGTGCGGTTCGCCGTGCGTCACACCGTGGTCCAGGGCCCCAACGCCGTGCCGCAGATCGTCGACGCCCTGCGCGCACTGGACGCCGACCGCGACGTCGACGTGATCGTGCTCGCCCGCGGTGGGGGCAGCGTCGAGGACCTGCTGCCGTTCTCCGACGAGACGCTGTGCCGCGAGATCGCCCGGTGTACGACGCCGGTGGTCAGCGCCATCGGCCACGAACCGGACAATCCGCTGTGCGATCTGGTGGCCGATCTGCGCGCGGCGACGCCGACCGATGCGGCCAAGCGGATCGTCCCCGACACCGCCGCCGAGCAGGCGCTGATCACCGAGTTGCGCCGGCGCAGCGCACGCGCGCTGCGCAACTGGGTGAACCGGGAGGCCCATGTCGTCTCGCAGCTGCGCAGCCGGCCGGTGATGTCACGCCCGCTGGCGGCCATCGACGCGCGTACCGACGAGATCGGCCGGGCCCGCGCCGCGGTCCGCCGCGACATCGCCCGCCTGCTGCGGGTCGAGTCCGACCGCGTCGGGCACCTGTCGGCCCGGCTGACCACACTGGGTCCGGCGGCGACCCTGGCACGGGGGTACGCCGTCGTGCAGACGGTCCCGGATGCCGGTGATCCGCGGATACTCGGGTCGGTCGCGGACGCACCGGCCGGCACCCGGTTGCGGGTGAGGGTCGCAGACGGGGCGATCACGGCGACGAGCGAGGGTGGACAGTGAAGCCTATTAGTGAGTTGGGGTACGAAGAGGCGCGCGATGAACTCATCGATGTCGTGGAGCAGCTCGAGCATGGCGGCTTGGACCTCGATGCTTCGCTCAAATTGTGGGAAAGGGGCGAAGAACTGGCTAAACGCTGTGAGCAGCACTTAGCCGGGGCGCGCGAGCGGGTCGAGAAGGCGTTGGCCGCCGGCCACGACGACGACTGACCCCGGCTCCAGGGTTTTCCGGTCCGACCCTCGAAATTGGAACACGTTTCAGTTATTCTGCCCGCATGGGCGATGCAACGCTGCGGACAGATCTCGGCCGGGTGCTGGTCACCGGCGGCTCCGGTTTCGTCGGGGCCAACCTGGTCACCGAACTCCTCGAACGGGGCCTGCACGTGCGCTCCTTCGACCGGGTCGCCTCGGCGCTGCCCGCACACGCGCGCCTGGAGATCTTCGAGGGCGACATCACCGACGCCGACGACGTCGCCGCCGCGGTGGACGGCATCGACACCGTGTTCCACACCGCGGCGATCATCGACCTGATGGGCGGCGCGTCGGTCACCGAGGAGTACCGGCAGCGCAGCTTCGCCGTCAACGTGACCGGCACCCAGAACCTCGTGCACGCCGCGCAGAAGGCCGGCGCCAAGCGGTTCGTCTACACGGCTTCCAACAGCGTCGTGATGGGCGGGCAGCGCATCGCCGGCGGCGACGAAACCCTGCCGTACACCGAACGTTTCAACGATCTCTACACCGAGACCAAGGTGGTCGCCGAGAAGTTCGTACTGTCCCAGAACGGGATCTCGGACATGCTCACCTGCTCGATCCGTCCCAGCGGCATCTGGGGCCGGGGCGATCAGACGATGTTCCGCAAGGTGTTCGAGAGCGTACTCGCCGGACACGTCAAGGTGCTCGTCGGCAACGAGAACGTCAAGCTCGACAACTCCTACGTGCACAACCTCGTGCACGGATTCATCCTGGCCGCTGAACATCTCGTCGACGGCGGCACTGCACCTGGCCAGGCCTACTTCATCAACGACGGCGAGCCGATCAACATGTTCGAGTTCGCCCGCCCCGTGGTCGAGGCGTGCGGCGAGCCGTTCCCGAGGTTCCGGGTTCCGGGTCGGCTGGTGTGGTTCGCGATGACGATCTGGCAGTTCCTGCACTTCAAGTTCGGACTGCCCAAGCCGTTGCTGGAACCGCTTGCGGTGGAACGGCTCTACCTGGACAACTACTTCTCGATCGCCAAGGCGCAGCGCGATCTCGGTTATCAACCGCGCTTCACCACCGAACAGGCGCTGGAGCAGTGCATCCCGTACTACGTCGAACTGTTCGACCGGATGAAGCGCGAAGGCGGCGCGCCGGTCGTGCAGGCCGCCGCACCCGCCCCGCCGAAGGGCTGAGAAACTTCGCGTATGCCGCAGTTCCGCTTCGCCGACACCGACGATGCGCGCATCCGCTACCTGGACTCCGGCGGAGACGACTACGGCGCGCCCGTGGTCTTCGTGCCCGGCTTCACCTGTGTCGCAGACGATTACGTCGAGGTTCTGCCTGCGCTCGGCCGCCGCGCCGCCGTCGTGGAACTCCGTGGACACGGACACAGCATCGGCACCGGCCGGTTCGACTCAGAGGCGTTGACCGGTGATGTCGGCGCCGTCGTCGACGCCCTGACCGCCGGACCCGTGCACATCATGTCGTTCTCGCGGGGGACGACGTATGCGCTGCTGTGGGCGCTCACCCACCGCGACCGCGTGCTCTCGGTGTCCATCGGTGACTACGTGCCCGAAGAGATCGAACTGTCCGACGACACCGCGCTCGGCCTGCTCGGCGGCCGATGGCGCGGGACGCCGGTCAGCGAGCGCGTCGACCGCGATGCCGGACTCGCGACGATCCGCTCGGCGCGCACACAGTCGTTGTGGGAGCGGCTGGCGCAATGGCAGCCGCCGCTGCTCGTCGTCCGCAGCCCGAACGCGCCGATCGTCGACGACGACGCCTGGACCCGCTACCGCGACGAGTTCCCGGGCGCGACGATGCGCGAGTTCCCCGACTCCCCGCACGACATCTTCCGCCCGGAGCGCAACCGCTACCCGGTGCTAGTCCGCGAGCACATCGAGTCGCGGTAGCGCCGCGGCGTCGACCAGGTCGGGCAGCCGGGCCGCGTCCGTCGGCCTGCCGAAGTAATAGCCCTGCCCGATGTCGCACTGCTTGTCGCGCAGCCAGTGCGCGGTCACCGGTTCCTCGACCCCTTCGGCGACGACGACGATGTTCAGCACGTGCGCGAGGTCGATGACGGCCGACACCACTGCGGCCGCGCGCGAATCCTCAGTCACCGGCGCCACGAAGTACCGGTCCAGCTTGATCTCGTCGATCGGGAGGTCCCGCAGATAGGACAGTGCCGAGTAGCCGCTGCCGAAATCGTCGATCGCGACCCGGATTCCGCAGAGGCGCAACTGCTGCAGGACGTCGGTCACCGTCCCGAGATCGTCGACGACGAGGTCCTCGGTGATCTCGACGGTCAGCATGTCTGCGGTCAGCCCACGCTTCTCCAGGGCGCCGAGCAGCCGGTCCGGCAGCTGCGCATCCCGCAAAGTCGGGGCGAAGAGGTTGACCGCCACCGGGATTCGCACCCCCTCGGCCACCCAGGCGGCGGCTGCGTCGAGAACCTTGTCCACCACGAGGTCGGAGACCGGTCGCATCAGACCGTGCTGACGCACCAGTGACATGAAGGCGCCCGGATAGAGCAGACCGAGTCGAGGATGCGGCCACCGCAGCAGGGCTTCGACGCCGATGATGCACCCGGTCCGCAGCGCGACCTTCGGTTGGTAGACCATCTCCAACTCGCCGGCGTCGATGGCGCGGCGCAACTCCCCCAACAACTGCACCTTCGCCGCGCCCGCCCCGGGCTTGCGGTCGGGGCTGTCGACGATCGAGTCCGCGTCGGGGCCGGGAAGCGTCATGTCCGGGTCGAAGGTGTAGACGCGCGACGACCGCGATTTCTTCGCGGTGTACATCGCCATGTCGGCCCGCTTGATCAGGGTCTGGGCAGATATGTCGGGTTCGTCGTGCGACGCGACCGCGACACCGATGCTGGGGTGCATCAGGATCTGGTGCCCGTCCACGACGAACGGTTCGGTGAACGCTTCGGCCACCCGCTGCGCGATCAGATCCGAAGACACCTCGTCGCCTTCGAGCAGCAGCGCGAACTCGTCGCCGCCGACACGGGCCACGGTGTCACCGCTGCGCACGCAGTCGACGATGCGACGTCCCGCACTGACCAGGAGGCTGTCGGCGACCGGGTGCCCCAGACTGTCGTTGACCAGTTTGAAGTCGTCGAGGTCGAGGGAGATGACGGCCACCGAGCGGTTGTCGCGCTCGCGCAGCATCAACGCGTGCGCCAACCGGTCCTGGAAGAGCGACCGGTTCGCCAGCCCGGTCAGCGGATCGCGCAAAGCCCTCTCGGCGGCCAGGGACAGGAGGTACCGGTTCTCCCGGGCCGCCACGGCCTGCCGCAGACACACGGCCGCGGTGATGAACGGCACGATGAGGCGTTCCAGCCCCGACATCACCACCAACGGCCCGATGGTTCCGGCGATCATGAACGGCACGTACGGCAGCCACACGGACACGTTCGGCGGCACTGTCAGCGCCCGGCGGTTCGACATCGTGGTGGACCGTGCCATCTGCCCGGCCGCCGCGAAGCACACCAGGCCGGCGGCCCATACGACGTCCAGCCAGCTGCCGGTGGAGTAGGTCCCGTTGACCACGGCATGGGCGAAACCGATGTCGGCGATGGTGGTCAGGGCGAACGCCGCGACCACCCTGGTCAGCACGGCCCGGTAGCGGATGTCGGACCGCACCAGGACCGACACCGTCACACCGAGGGCGACGATGTCGAGCACCGGGTACGCCGTCGCGACCACCAGCGTCAGGCGGTCGCCCTGATGGTCGGCGTACACGTCCTTCAGCGAGATGATCCAGGCGAGCAGGAACGCGGAGAGCGCGATCGTCACACCGTCGAGTGCGACCCGGAGCTTCGAATGCCGGGTCGACCCCATTCCGTACCGGGCCATCGTCAACACGGCCAGCACCGCGAGAATGGTGGACACCAGGTAGAACCCGTCGGCCGGCGACGGGAACAGCTGTGTGCGCAACGCGCTCTCGCGGATCAGCCAGGTCAGGTCACCCAGGGCGTACGCGGCCAGGGCGGCCGCCATCAACGTCCAGGATCTGCGCGCCCGCCCGCGGGCACTGCGCGCCGCCTGCCACGCGCTCACCGCGGCGAAGCAGGACAACGCGAGCGTGATCGCGTTGTCGAGAGTTCGCACCGGGAGTCCGCGGTCGCTGTCGACGGCAAGCAGGATCGCCAGCCCGACGGTCAGACCTATCGGTATCCACAGCCAGGGCCTCGCCTGAGGCCGGATCCGGCCTTTACTCACGGCGCCCCCATGCACTACCACCGCGCCCCGAGAATGGCGGACGGGTTTGCTCATCATACGGCCTGAATTGACGTGGAATTACCGCAGCGTGCTGCGTCCCGGGTTCAGCTCCAGTTCGCGGCGCATTTCGCGTGACCGGCATCACGAAATTTCGCGCAGGCCGACACGGCGCGTGGCCATTCCGCCGCCGAGGTCCATGCCATCGAGTTTGCCGAAACCGCTTACAGGTGAACAGGGCCGTTAGTCCCCGACCGTCAGCCGCCCTCGGCGATTCTCCTGATCGCCGCGAGCGTCGCCGGAATCCCGTCGCGCGCCGCGTCACTGCGCGTGACGATCTCGGCGTCGGCCTCGGATCCGAAACGCTCGTGGAACCCGTCGATCCCCTTGGGCAGGAACTCCCACGACTCGGTCAGCAGGGTGCCGTCGCCGTCGGGTTCGAGGGTGTATCCCCAGCGCACCCATCCGTCGTTGACCTCCCACGCGAACTCCCGGCCCGGTTCGGCCGCCACCACCTGGCTGCGCGTCTCCCAGGTCCGCTCGGGCAGTTCGTTGCGGCCGGTGAACCAGGCGCCCACCCGCGGACCGGCGCCCTCGTCCCACCAACAGGCCTTGCACACCGGACTCCACTCGCCCGTTCGCGTCACATCGGACACCAGCGCGTACAGCTTCTCCGGCGGTACGGCCACGGCGATGGACCCGGATCGCTTCAGTTCGGTCACCCCGCAGAGTGTGCCACCCCATAATTGGAACTCGTTCCACCCCGAGTCGAAGGGCCAACTGGATGAGCAACAGTAGCGAGCGGGTCGCCGTGATCGTCGGCGGCGCATCAGGCATCGGATGGGCGACGGCCCAGGCCCTGGCCGCCGAGGGATGCAGGGTGACGATCGCCGACCGCAACGCCGACGGCGCCCGCGAACGGGCGTCCGAGCTCGGATCCGGGCACCGCGCCGAAGCCGTCGACGTCACCGACGAGGACTCGGTGGCGCGATTGTTCGACGCGATCGGCCCGCTGGACATCGCGGTGAACTGCGCCGGGTTCAGCAACGTCGGCCTGATCACCGACATGGCCGCCGAGGACTTCCGCGCCGTCATCGACGTCTGCCTCAACGGCGCCTTCATCGTCACCAAGCACGCGGGACGGCATCTGCGCCGGGGAGGGTCACTGGTGCAGATCAGCT is drawn from Mycolicibacterium gilvum and contains these coding sequences:
- a CDS encoding DUF6542 domain-containing protein; translated protein: MSGQRARPAVAADHRSAHPNVAGIPWWGAILSAVVAALIGFAFDAGSGGGRLTAAFSTLYVIGCLIGVLAVQQRALFTAVIQPPLVLFVTVPTAYFLMHSSEIQGVKDVLINCGYPLIERFPLMFFTSAAVLLIGLARWYFAKSHPAEASEAAALPGLGAKLAALVGGLRRPARADGAESRPRRTADRRRPRDAKPAARRTARSGDPAKRGAPRSRHSRAPETEIIEPVVDEQPRRRRPRPDRESAPEPRRRPRPSSREPRRARESREDRELRQAREPRERRTRTDRYDPYDRDDSYDRGERYERPRPQRERTQRERTQRERPQRPSRYDDYDSYGSDGSSSHHPVSRVRYRGEDSGERAEYRSRRREPREADRWEYDI
- a CDS encoding penicillin-binding transpeptidase domain-containing protein, translating into MTPARHALGALLAAVLVLAGCSDAEDRLDATVRGFADALSRGDAPAAAALTTDSAAASDTLGTLFASLGTDVRFDVADRRREEDAAAFTLSATWKFGPGKTTEWTYTAEGRARADGDDWTVDWNPATVAPGLDAGPLSYTTLAATPAARVVDRTGADLLTQHIVTLVELSPEVDVNTVAALLNPAAPTITPQSLAADLAAADGKPVTAVTLREEDIAPIREQLAVLAGVQLRPQTRLLATDRALTSPTLSGLSELWQQRTDAAAGWAVLAETPSGPERVGGEDAGPVGDIASTLDIGMQRAAEAALAPLATPAAIVAIQPSTGALLTVAQNSPADAQGPIALTGLYPPGSTFKTVTVSAALQAGQVTPDTIVGCPGTENIEGRQIPNDDNFELGDVPLHTAFARSCNTTMGRLAVGLPPDGLTEAAAQLGLGIDYVAPGMTTVTGSVPAADTPALRVEEGIGQGKVTASPFGMALVAATLARGSVPAPSLVEGEPGIPDRTPDPLPSGVDAQVQAMMRETVTGGTATQLQDIPGMLGKTGTAEYVHGQGGEVRAHGWFVGIRGDLAVAVFISDAGSSAPAVDAAGSFLRAVP
- a CDS encoding 4-hydroxy-3-methylbut-2-enyl diphosphate reductase, which gives rise to MPPTVNMGIPGAASSVVERTAGKRVLLAEPRGYCAGVDRAVETVERALEKHGAPIYVRHEIVHNRYVVDTLAKAGAIFVEQTDEVPEGAIVVFSAHGVAPTVHVEAAARNLQTIDATCPLVTKVHNEAKRFARDDYDILLVGHEGHEEVVGTAGEAPDHVQVVDNPDAVDDVVVRDPNKVIWLSQTTLSVDETMETVRRLREKFPTLQDPPSDDICYATQNRQVAVKAMAPECELVIVVGSKNSSNSVRLVEVALGAGSHAAHLVDYAEDIDPAWLDGVTTVGVTSGASVPEILVRGVLDRLAEHGFDTVQPVTTANETLVFALPREIRPARA
- a CDS encoding lipid droplet-associated protein, whose translation is MSTAPYGVRLLVGAAVTAIEETRKLPQTILMYPMTIASQIAQLVMKMQQDVAVLVIKGDETLETIFPPKDEQPEWATFDEDSGADRDSDDGRDVGDVVELPVRDGERLTEGRFALFSGDPEVPKQDAPAETPAASADAPEIVAEIEYDSLTLAQLRARLTSLRVPDLEALLAYEESTKARAPYQTLLANRITRASAK
- the xseA gene encoding exodeoxyribonuclease VII large subunit → MTPEGADGAPGQSADNPFPVRGVAIRVAGWIDRLGAVWVEGQIAQLTLRPNSNTAFITLRDPAADMSLSLTCPRGLVVNAPVKMSEGTQVIVYGKPSFYTGRGTFSLRVSEIRAVGIGELLARIERLRRLLDAEGLFDPRLKRPIPFLPDTIGLITGRASAAEHDIMAVASGRWPAVRFAVRHTVVQGPNAVPQIVDALRALDADRDVDVIVLARGGGSVEDLLPFSDETLCREIARCTTPVVSAIGHEPDNPLCDLVADLRAATPTDAAKRIVPDTAAEQALITELRRRSARALRNWVNREAHVVSQLRSRPVMSRPLAAIDARTDEIGRARAAVRRDIARLLRVESDRVGHLSARLTTLGPAATLARGYAVVQTVPDAGDPRILGSVADAPAGTRLRVRVADGAITATSEGGQ
- a CDS encoding exodeoxyribonuclease VII small subunit — translated: MKPISELGYEEARDELIDVVEQLEHGGLDLDASLKLWERGEELAKRCEQHLAGARERVEKALAAGHDDD
- a CDS encoding 3-beta-hydroxysteroid dehydrogenase, producing the protein MGDATLRTDLGRVLVTGGSGFVGANLVTELLERGLHVRSFDRVASALPAHARLEIFEGDITDADDVAAAVDGIDTVFHTAAIIDLMGGASVTEEYRQRSFAVNVTGTQNLVHAAQKAGAKRFVYTASNSVVMGGQRIAGGDETLPYTERFNDLYTETKVVAEKFVLSQNGISDMLTCSIRPSGIWGRGDQTMFRKVFESVLAGHVKVLVGNENVKLDNSYVHNLVHGFILAAEHLVDGGTAPGQAYFINDGEPINMFEFARPVVEACGEPFPRFRVPGRLVWFAMTIWQFLHFKFGLPKPLLEPLAVERLYLDNYFSIAKAQRDLGYQPRFTTEQALEQCIPYYVELFDRMKREGGAPVVQAAAPAPPKG
- a CDS encoding alpha/beta fold hydrolase translates to MPQFRFADTDDARIRYLDSGGDDYGAPVVFVPGFTCVADDYVEVLPALGRRAAVVELRGHGHSIGTGRFDSEALTGDVGAVVDALTAGPVHIMSFSRGTTYALLWALTHRDRVLSVSIGDYVPEEIELSDDTALGLLGGRWRGTPVSERVDRDAGLATIRSARTQSLWERLAQWQPPLLVVRSPNAPIVDDDAWTRYRDEFPGATMREFPDSPHDIFRPERNRYPVLVREHIESR
- a CDS encoding putative bifunctional diguanylate cyclase/phosphodiesterase encodes the protein MSKGRIRPQARPWLWIPIGLTVGLAILLAVDSDRGLPVRTLDNAITLALSCFAAVSAWQAARSARGRARRSWTLMAAALAAYALGDLTWLIRESALRTQLFPSPADGFYLVSTILAVLAVLTMARYGMGSTRHSKLRVALDGVTIALSAFLLAWIISLKDVYADHQGDRLTLVVATAYPVLDIVALGVTVSVLVRSDIRYRAVLTRVVAAFALTTIADIGFAHAVVNGTYSTGSWLDVVWAAGLVCFAAAGQMARSTTMSNRRALTVPPNVSVWLPYVPFMIAGTIGPLVVMSGLERLIVPFITAAVCLRQAVAARENRYLLSLAAERALRDPLTGLANRSLFQDRLAHALMLRERDNRSVAVISLDLDDFKLVNDSLGHPVADSLLVSAGRRIVDCVRSGDTVARVGGDEFALLLEGDEVSSDLIAQRVAEAFTEPFVVDGHQILMHPSIGVAVASHDEPDISAQTLIKRADMAMYTAKKSRSSRVYTFDPDMTLPGPDADSIVDSPDRKPGAGAAKVQLLGELRRAIDAGELEMVYQPKVALRTGCIIGVEALLRWPHPRLGLLYPGAFMSLVRQHGLMRPVSDLVVDKVLDAAAAWVAEGVRIPVAVNLFAPTLRDAQLPDRLLGALEKRGLTADMLTVEITEDLVVDDLGTVTDVLQQLRLCGIRVAIDDFGSGYSALSYLRDLPIDEIKLDRYFVAPVTEDSRAAAVVSAVIDLAHVLNIVVVAEGVEEPVTAHWLRDKQCDIGQGYYFGRPTDAARLPDLVDAAALPRLDVLAD
- a CDS encoding SRPBCC family protein; amino-acid sequence: MTELKRSGSIAVAVPPEKLYALVSDVTRTGEWSPVCKACWWDEGAGPRVGAWFTGRNELPERTWETRSQVVAAEPGREFAWEVNDGWVRWGYTLEPDGDGTLLTESWEFLPKGIDGFHERFGSEADAEIVTRSDAARDGIPATLAAIRRIAEGG